Proteins from a genomic interval of Nocardioidaceae bacterium:
- a CDS encoding pirin family protein: MSATGTAQAPDVQLLEPRDVPLGGQRAMTVRRTLPARQRSFVGAWCFADHYGPDDVAETGGMDVAPHPHTGLATVSWLFEGEIEHRDSAGVVACVRPGEMNLMTAGAGICHSEVSTAETTALHGVQLWVVLPEHAADAPRDFQHHRPSPTHPAGPEGGVELRVMVGELAGQSSPVTFPTPLLGAEVRLAPGTTWRAPVDPAYEHGVLLDVGSVTVEGVDVGRGALAVLDTGRDALTLVAGEGGARLMLLGGEPFTEEIVLWWNFVGRSHDEVVAFREAWQAEGDRFGAVEGYVGGEDTPQRIPAPELPGVRLKARGRLGRGF; encoded by the coding sequence ATGAGCGCGACCGGCACCGCCCAGGCCCCCGACGTCCAGCTTCTCGAGCCCCGCGACGTGCCGCTGGGCGGCCAGCGGGCGATGACGGTGCGGCGTACGCTGCCCGCCCGGCAACGCTCCTTCGTCGGGGCGTGGTGCTTCGCCGACCACTACGGGCCCGACGACGTCGCCGAGACCGGAGGCATGGACGTCGCCCCCCACCCGCACACCGGCCTCGCGACCGTGTCGTGGCTCTTCGAGGGCGAGATCGAGCACCGCGACTCCGCCGGCGTCGTCGCGTGCGTACGCCCCGGCGAGATGAACCTGATGACCGCCGGCGCCGGCATCTGCCACTCCGAGGTCTCCACGGCCGAGACCACCGCTCTGCACGGCGTGCAGCTGTGGGTCGTGCTGCCCGAGCACGCGGCCGACGCGCCCCGGGACTTCCAGCACCACCGCCCCTCGCCCACGCATCCCGCCGGGCCCGAGGGCGGCGTGGAGCTGCGGGTGATGGTGGGCGAGCTCGCCGGGCAGTCCTCCCCGGTCACCTTCCCCACGCCGCTGCTGGGGGCGGAGGTCCGACTGGCCCCGGGCACGACGTGGCGGGCACCGGTCGACCCCGCGTACGAGCACGGGGTGCTCCTCGACGTCGGGTCGGTGACCGTCGAGGGTGTCGACGTCGGTCGCGGTGCCCTGGCGGTGCTCGACACGGGCCGCGACGCGCTGACGCTGGTCGCCGGCGAGGGCGGCGCGCGCCTGATGCTGCTCGGGGGCGAACCGTTCACCGAGGAGATCGTGCTCTGGTGGAACTTCGTGGGACGCAGCCACGACGAGGTCGTCGCGTTCCGGGAGGCCTGGCAGGCCGAGGGGGACCGGTTCGGTGCGGTCGAGGGGTACGTGGGCGGCGAGGACACCCCGCAGCGCATCCCGGCGCCGGAGCTGCCCGGCGTACGCCTGAAGGCGCGGGGGCGGCTCGGCCGGGGCTTCTAG